The genomic segment TCGAGGAAGACCCCGCAGAACGGCGCTTCGGTGCCGTGCTGCAGTAGCACGCGGCGCTCCTCGCTGCTGAGGCCGGCAATCAGCGCCTCGGTCTGGGTGGCGGTGGGGGGCGTCAGGTCGAAGGCAGTCATGCCGGCTCTCCGTGGGTGATGGCCTGGGGATGCCTGCGGAAATGGGGGTGGCGGCCCGGCCTTGCAAGTGTGATGGCCGTTCATGGGCGGCACACAGGCGCAGGCGCAAGGTGAACGCGATCCACGCCGGAGCGTGCCATGAAACCGACCCTTCCCCTGCTGCTGATCGCCCTGCTGCCCGCGCTGGCGCTGGCCCAGGTGCCCACTGCCGATCCGACCGCCACCCGCAGCACCACCACCGTGGCCCCCGCGCCGGTGGCACCGCCGCCGCAAGCGGCCCGCCCGCAGCCCCAGGTGCTGCCGTCACCGCAGCCGGCGCAACCGATCAAATCCACCGGTCCGGCCCGGATTGCACCCACCCCGGCGCCGAAGCCGGCCGACAAGGTCTACGACCGCAATGGACGCATCGTCCCCGGTGTGCGCCCGGCCGGTCCCAACCGTGTGTTCGATTCGCGTACCGGCCGCTATTACGACAGCGTGCCGCAGGGCGACGGCCAGCAGATCCGCTAGCGCCGGCCTGAACGCACGAAAACAACCGCGTGCGGATCACTGCTTTTTCGCCTGCGATTAACCGTTCCGGGACCACTTTGGCGGTGCGCCGGCATCCCGTCGTCGCATGTCCTTCGTCCATTGGATCGCGATCATGAAAAACCAGCAGAACCGTCATCCCGGCAAGGAACCGCAGGGCCGCAACCCGCAGCAACAGCAGCAGCAACAACAGCAGATGGAACCGCAGCAGTCGCACAAGGGCGGCAAGCAGCAGGAGCAGCGCTCGCAGAAGCACCCTCAGCAGCGCTGACGGGCCCGGGGTCGGATCCCGCATTGCGGGCTCTGGCCCCAACCGCGTTGAGCCCTCAGTCCGGAATCGGCAGGCTCAGCGTCTCTTTCACTTCTTCCATCACGATGTAGCTCTTCGATTCGCGCACATGCGGCAGGGTCAGCAGCGTGCTGCCGAGCAGCTTGCGATAGGAGGCCATCTCGCTGATCCGCGCCTTCAGCAGGTAGTCGAAGTCGCCCGACACCAGGTGGCACTCCAGCACGTTGGGCAGCTTCAGCGCCGCGCGCCGGAATTCCTCGAAGATGTCGCCGGACTTGTAGGCCAGGCTGATCTCCACGAACACCAGCAGGCTGGCCTTCACCGCCGCCGGGTCGAGGTGGGCGTGGTAGCCGGTGATCACCGCTTCGCGTTCCAGCCGGCGCACGCGCTCGGTGCACGGGGTGGTGGACAGGCCGACCCGCTCACCCAGTTCGGTGAAGGAAATGCGGCCCTCGGCCTGCAGGATGCGCAGGATCTTGCGGTCGATCTTGTCCAGTTCGCGGGTACGGGTGGCCATGGCCGTCAACCTTGGGGAATGAATTGCAGGAGAACATCCTGCCGGTTGATTTCAAATCAGGCAAATCAACTGGTATTGGCTGTCTATACTTCCCCAATTATGGTCCCGGCACGCTCCAGTGCAGGGAATGATCGGGTTGGAGAAGTCCCATGCGAGTCCTAGTTCTCGGCAGCGGCGTGATCGGCACCACCAGTGCCTGGTACCTGCGACAGGCCGGGTTTGAAGTCACGGTCATCGACCGCCAACCCGGTCCGGCGCTGGAAACCAGCTTCGCCAATGCCGGGCAGCTGTCGTTCGGCTACACCTCGCCGTGGGCAGCGCCGGGCGTGCCGAAGAAGGCCATCGGCTGGCTGTTCGAGAAGCACGCGCCGCTGGCCATCAAGCCGGGCATGGACCTGGCCCAGTACCGCTGGCTGTGGCAGATGCTGCGCAACTGCACCCACGAGCGCTATGCGATCAACAAGGCACGCATGGTGCGCATGTCCGAGTACAGCCGCGACTGCCTGAACGAGCTGCGCGCGCAGGTCGGCATCGAGTTCGAGGGCCGTGACCTGGGCACCACCCAGCTGTTCCGCACCCAGCAGCAGCTGGATGCCTCGGCGCAGGACATCGAGATCCTGGCCCAGTACGGCGTGCCGTACGAGGTGCTGGACCGCGCCGGCATCATCCAGGCCGAACCGGCCCTGGCCCATGTCGATGGCTTGGTCGGCGCGCTGCGCCTGCCGCGTGACCAGACCGGCGACTGCCAGCTGTTCACCCGCCGCCTGGCGCAGATGTGCGTGGATGCCGGCGTCGAGTTCCGTTTCGACCAGGACATCACCGGCCTGGAGTTCGATGGCGACCGCATCAGCGGCGTGCGCATCGGCGGCACGCTGGAAACCGCCGACCGCTTCGTGGTCGCGCTGGGCAGCTACTCGCCCGCGCTGGTGGCACCGCTGGGCATGCGCCTGCCGGTGTACCCGCTGAAGGGCTACTCGCTGACCCTGCCGATCACCGATCCGGCGATGGCGCCCACCTCGACCATCCTTGATGAGAGCTACAAGGTGGCGGTGACCCGCTTCGACGACCGCATCCGTGTCGGTGGCATGGCCGAGGTTGCAGGCTTCGACCTGTCGCTGTCGCAGCGCCGTCGCGAAACCCTGGAGTTGGTCGTCAGCGACCTGTACCCGAAGGGCGGCGACCTGTCGCGCGCGCAGTTCTGGACCGGCCTGCGCCCGGCCACGCCGGACGGTACGCCGGTGATCGGCGCCACACCGTTCCGCAACCTGTACCTCAATACCGGCCACGGCACCCTGGGCTG from the Stenotrophomonas maltophilia genome contains:
- a CDS encoding Lrp/AsnC ligand binding domain-containing protein; amino-acid sequence: MATRTRELDKIDRKILRILQAEGRISFTELGERVGLSTTPCTERVRRLEREAVITGYHAHLDPAAVKASLLVFVEISLAYKSGDIFEEFRRAALKLPNVLECHLVSGDFDYLLKARISEMASYRKLLGSTLLTLPHVRESKSYIVMEEVKETLSLPIPD
- a CDS encoding D-amino acid dehydrogenase, which gives rise to MRVLVLGSGVIGTTSAWYLRQAGFEVTVIDRQPGPALETSFANAGQLSFGYTSPWAAPGVPKKAIGWLFEKHAPLAIKPGMDLAQYRWLWQMLRNCTHERYAINKARMVRMSEYSRDCLNELRAQVGIEFEGRDLGTTQLFRTQQQLDASAQDIEILAQYGVPYEVLDRAGIIQAEPALAHVDGLVGALRLPRDQTGDCQLFTRRLAQMCVDAGVEFRFDQDITGLEFDGDRISGVRIGGTLETADRFVVALGSYSPALVAPLGMRLPVYPLKGYSLTLPITDPAMAPTSTILDESYKVAVTRFDDRIRVGGMAEVAGFDLSLSQRRRETLELVVSDLYPKGGDLSRAQFWTGLRPATPDGTPVIGATPFRNLYLNTGHGTLGWTMACGSGRYLADLMSARQPQISTEGLDIFRYGQYGHAPQHENRTCVLPAR